The following are encoded in a window of Mycobacteroides chelonae CCUG 47445 genomic DNA:
- the gltB gene encoding glutamate synthase large subunit yields MPHPATGLYNPAYEHDACGVAMVVDMHGRRSRDIVDKAITALLNLEHRGAAGAEPNSGDGAGIMLQIPDKFFRAVLAENGSFELPAEGSYASGIAFLPQGSKDAAAACEAVEKIVEAEGLTVLGWREVPHDDSSLGALARDAMPTFRQLFISGASGIDLERRVYVVRKRIEHELGNQGSGRGSLGEETVYFPSLSGRTFVYKGMLTTPQLRAFYLDLQDERVESALGIVHSRFSTNTFPSWPLAHPYRRVAHNGEINTVAGNENWMRAREALIKTDAFGDPAQLDKIFPICTRGASDTARFDEALELLHLGGRPLHHAVLMMIPEAWERHESMDPQRRAFYEYHASLMEPWDGPASVCFTDGTIVGAVLDRNGLRPSRVWVTNDGLVVMASEAGVLDLDPSTVVQRTRLQPGRMFLVDTTQGRIVSDEEVKADLAAAEPYQKWIDEGLVRLEQLPDRPHQHMPHNRIVLRQQVFGYTYEEINLLVAPMARTGAEALGSMGTDTPIAVLSNRSRMLFDYFQQLFAQVTNPPLDAIREEVVTSLGGVIGPEGDLLNPTAESCHQILLPQPVLHNDELDKLIHLDPSDEVNGRPHGFSSRVIRCLYPVAEGGAGLRTALESVRAEVSAAIAGGAQVIILSDRESDDQMAPIPSLLAVAAVHHHLVRERSRTKVGLVVEAGDAREVHHVAALVGFGAAAVNPYMAFESIEDLIDRGMISGVERDKAIRNYIKAAGKGVLKVMSKMGISTLASYTGAQLFQAIGLSPELLNEYFTGLACPTGGIGLDEIAADVASRHHLAFLERPEEWAHRELEVGGEYQWRREGEYHLFNPDTVFKLQHSTRTGQYSVFKEYTQLVDDQSERMASLRGLLKFKSPEDTGRPPVPLDEVEPASEIVKRFSTGAMSFGSISAEAHETLAIAMNRLGARSNSGEGGEDPRRFTPDENGDWRRSAIKQVASGRFGVTSHYLSNCTDIQIKMAQGAKPGEGGQLPAHKVYPWVAEVRHSTPGVGLISPPPHHDIYSIEDLAQLIHDLKNSNPQARIHVKLVSENGVGTVATGVSKAHADVVLISGHDGGTGATPLTSMKHAGAPWELGLAETQQTLLLNGLRDRIVVQVDGQLKTGRDVMIAMLLGGEEFGFATAPLVVSGCIMMRVCHLDTCPVGVATQNPVLRERFNGKPEFVENFFLFIAEEVRELMAELGFRTVNEAVGQVGALDTEKAIAHWKASKIDLTPVLTEPESAFMNQDLYCSGSQDHGLEKALDQQLIVMSREALDRGTPVKFETLITNVNRTVGTMLGHEVTKAYGGEGLPDDTIDITFTGSAGNSFGAFVPRGITLRLFGDANDYVGKGLSGGHIAVRPSREAPADFEAEKNIIGGNVILFGATSGEAFLNGLVGERFAVRNSGASAVVEGVGDHGCEYMTGGTVVVLGPTGRNFAAGMSGGVAYVYDPAKQLVDNLNDEMVDVDALDPDDEQVLRSLIEKHVAATDSAVGQRILADWSGQSDSFVKVMPRDYRRVLEAIADAELTGGDVNEAIMAAARG; encoded by the coding sequence ATGCCACACCCCGCGACCGGGCTCTACAACCCGGCCTACGAGCACGATGCGTGCGGTGTCGCCATGGTCGTGGATATGCACGGCCGGCGCAGCCGCGACATCGTGGACAAGGCCATCACCGCACTGCTGAACCTGGAGCACCGTGGTGCCGCGGGAGCCGAGCCCAACAGCGGTGACGGCGCCGGAATCATGCTGCAGATCCCGGACAAGTTCTTCCGTGCCGTCCTGGCCGAAAACGGAAGCTTCGAACTGCCCGCCGAGGGCAGCTACGCCTCGGGCATCGCGTTTCTGCCCCAGGGGTCCAAGGACGCGGCGGCGGCATGTGAAGCCGTCGAGAAGATCGTCGAGGCAGAAGGTTTGACCGTTCTGGGTTGGCGTGAGGTTCCCCACGACGACTCATCACTGGGCGCTCTCGCCCGCGACGCCATGCCGACCTTCCGTCAGCTGTTCATCTCCGGCGCTTCCGGTATCGATCTGGAGCGGCGCGTCTACGTGGTACGCAAGCGCATCGAGCACGAGCTGGGCAACCAGGGATCGGGCCGCGGCAGCCTCGGCGAGGAAACCGTCTATTTCCCAAGCCTTTCCGGTCGCACCTTCGTGTACAAGGGCATGCTGACCACTCCGCAGCTGCGGGCGTTCTACCTCGACCTGCAGGACGAGCGTGTCGAGAGCGCGCTGGGCATCGTGCATTCGCGCTTTTCCACCAACACCTTCCCGTCCTGGCCCCTGGCGCACCCCTACCGCCGGGTGGCGCACAACGGTGAGATCAACACCGTCGCGGGTAACGAGAACTGGATGCGCGCCCGCGAGGCGCTGATCAAGACCGATGCGTTCGGCGATCCTGCCCAGCTCGACAAGATCTTCCCCATCTGTACCCGCGGTGCCTCGGACACGGCGCGGTTCGACGAGGCACTGGAACTGCTGCACCTGGGTGGCCGCCCCCTGCACCACGCGGTGCTGATGATGATCCCCGAGGCGTGGGAGCGGCACGAGTCCATGGACCCGCAGCGCCGCGCGTTTTACGAGTACCACGCGTCTCTCATGGAGCCCTGGGACGGACCGGCCTCGGTCTGCTTCACCGACGGCACCATTGTCGGTGCCGTGCTCGACCGCAACGGCCTACGGCCGTCCCGTGTTTGGGTTACCAACGATGGACTGGTCGTGATGGCCTCCGAGGCCGGCGTGCTGGATCTGGACCCCTCCACGGTTGTGCAGCGCACCCGCCTGCAGCCCGGCCGCATGTTCCTGGTGGACACCACCCAGGGCCGCATCGTCTCCGATGAAGAGGTCAAGGCGGATCTCGCCGCCGCGGAGCCGTACCAGAAGTGGATCGACGAGGGCCTGGTGCGCCTGGAGCAGCTGCCGGACCGCCCGCACCAGCACATGCCGCACAACCGGATCGTGTTGCGCCAGCAGGTGTTCGGCTATACCTACGAGGAGATCAACCTCCTGGTGGCGCCGATGGCTCGTACCGGCGCCGAGGCACTTGGCTCGATGGGCACCGATACCCCGATTGCGGTGCTGTCCAACCGCTCCCGGATGCTGTTCGACTACTTCCAGCAGCTTTTCGCGCAGGTCACCAATCCCCCGCTGGACGCCATCCGCGAGGAGGTCGTCACCAGCCTCGGCGGTGTGATTGGCCCCGAGGGCGATCTGTTGAACCCGACCGCTGAGTCATGCCACCAGATCCTGCTGCCGCAGCCGGTGCTGCACAACGACGAGCTGGACAAGCTCATCCACCTCGACCCTTCGGATGAGGTCAACGGGCGTCCGCATGGCTTCTCCAGTCGTGTGATTCGCTGCCTGTACCCGGTTGCCGAGGGCGGTGCGGGACTACGGACCGCCCTGGAGTCGGTGCGCGCGGAGGTCTCCGCGGCCATCGCGGGCGGCGCCCAGGTGATCATCTTGTCCGATCGCGAGTCGGACGATCAGATGGCGCCGATCCCTTCACTGTTGGCTGTTGCCGCGGTGCACCACCACCTCGTTCGCGAGCGGTCCCGTACCAAGGTCGGTCTGGTGGTCGAGGCCGGAGACGCCCGCGAGGTGCACCATGTGGCGGCACTGGTCGGTTTCGGTGCCGCCGCCGTCAACCCCTACATGGCCTTCGAGTCCATCGAAGATCTGATCGACCGCGGCATGATCTCGGGTGTGGAGCGCGACAAGGCGATCCGCAACTACATCAAGGCCGCGGGCAAGGGCGTGCTCAAGGTCATGTCCAAGATGGGCATCTCGACCCTGGCCTCCTACACGGGTGCCCAGCTCTTCCAGGCCATCGGCCTGTCGCCGGAGCTGCTGAACGAGTACTTCACCGGATTGGCTTGTCCCACAGGCGGTATCGGTCTGGACGAGATCGCCGCCGACGTTGCCTCCCGCCACCATCTGGCCTTCCTGGAGCGCCCCGAAGAATGGGCACACCGGGAGCTGGAGGTTGGTGGTGAGTACCAGTGGCGGCGTGAGGGCGAATACCACCTCTTCAATCCCGACACCGTGTTCAAGCTGCAGCACTCCACTCGGACCGGTCAGTACTCGGTCTTCAAGGAGTACACCCAGTTGGTCGACGACCAAAGCGAGCGGATGGCTTCGCTGCGCGGTCTGTTGAAGTTCAAGTCTCCCGAAGACACCGGGCGCCCACCGGTTCCGCTGGACGAGGTGGAGCCCGCCAGCGAGATCGTGAAACGTTTCTCGACCGGTGCGATGAGCTTCGGCTCCATCTCTGCCGAGGCGCATGAGACCCTGGCGATCGCGATGAATCGCCTCGGTGCTCGTTCGAACTCCGGTGAGGGTGGCGAGGATCCGCGTCGGTTCACACCCGATGAGAACGGCGACTGGCGACGCAGTGCCATCAAGCAGGTGGCCTCCGGCCGGTTCGGTGTGACCTCGCACTACCTGAGCAACTGCACCGACATCCAGATCAAGATGGCGCAGGGCGCCAAGCCCGGTGAGGGTGGGCAGCTGCCAGCGCACAAGGTCTACCCATGGGTGGCCGAGGTGCGGCACTCCACTCCCGGCGTGGGACTCATCTCCCCGCCGCCACACCACGACATCTACTCGATCGAGGACCTGGCGCAGCTGATCCACGATCTGAAGAACTCCAACCCGCAGGCGCGTATCCACGTGAAGCTGGTGTCGGAGAACGGCGTTGGCACGGTCGCCACCGGTGTTTCGAAGGCCCACGCCGACGTGGTGCTCATCTCGGGGCACGACGGCGGTACCGGTGCCACCCCGCTGACCTCCATGAAGCACGCGGGTGCGCCGTGGGAGCTGGGTCTGGCCGAGACACAGCAGACGTTGTTGCTCAACGGTCTGCGTGACCGCATCGTCGTGCAGGTCGACGGCCAGCTCAAGACCGGTCGCGACGTGATGATCGCCATGCTGCTGGGCGGCGAGGAGTTCGGTTTCGCGACCGCTCCCCTGGTCGTCTCGGGCTGCATCATGATGCGCGTCTGCCACCTGGACACCTGCCCGGTGGGTGTGGCCACGCAAAACCCGGTGCTGCGCGAGCGGTTCAACGGCAAGCCGGAGTTCGTGGAGAACTTCTTCCTGTTCATCGCCGAGGAAGTCCGGGAGCTGATGGCCGAGCTTGGATTCCGCACCGTCAACGAGGCCGTCGGCCAGGTTGGCGCGCTGGACACCGAGAAGGCGATTGCGCACTGGAAGGCCAGCAAGATCGATCTGACCCCGGTGCTGACGGAGCCGGAGTCGGCGTTCATGAACCAGGATCTGTACTGCAGTGGGTCGCAGGACCATGGCCTGGAGAAGGCGCTGGACCAGCAGCTGATCGTGATGAGCCGCGAGGCCCTCGATCGCGGTACCCCGGTGAAGTTCGAGACGCTGATCACCAACGTCAACCGGACTGTCGGCACCATGCTTGGGCATGAGGTCACCAAAGCCTATGGCGGCGAGGGACTTCCGGACGACACCATCGACATCACCTTCACCGGTTCGGCGGGGAACAGCTTCGGCGCGTTCGTGCCGCGTGGCATCACGCTGCGGTTGTTCGGCGATGCCAACGACTACGTGGGCAAGGGACTGTCCGGAGGGCACATCGCGGTGCGCCCCTCCCGCGAGGCACCGGCAGACTTTGAGGCCGAGAAGAACATCATCGGCGGAAACGTCATTCTGTTCGGAGCGACCAGCGGTGAGGCCTTCCTCAACGGATTGGTGGGCGAGCGGTTCGCCGTGCGCAACTCGGGCGCTTCCGCTGTCGTCGAAGGTGTGGGCGATCACGGCTGCGAGTACATGACCGGCGGCACCGTGGTGGTGCTGGGCCCGACCGGGCGCAACTTCGCCGCGGGCATGTCCGGCGGTGTGGCCTATGTGTACGACCCGGCCAAACAGCTGGTGGACAACCTCAACGACGAGATGGTCGATGTGGACGCGCTGGATCCTGACGATGAGCAGGTGCTGCGCAGCCTGATCGAAAAGCACGTGGCGGCGACCGACTCTGCTGTCGGACAACGCATTCTGGCCGACTGGAGCGGCCAAAGCGACTCCTTCGTCAAGGTGATGCCTCGCGACTACCGTCGCGTGTTGGAGGCCATTGCCGACGCGGAGCTGACCGGAGGCGATGTGAACGAGGCGATCATGGCGGCAGCTCGTGGGTGA
- a CDS encoding glutamate synthase subunit beta — translation MGDPSGFLTHTTRELPKRRPVPLRLLDWKEVYEDFEHSALQTQASRCMDCGIPFCHKGCPLGNLIPEWNDMVYRGNWREAIERLHATNNFPEFTGRLCPAPCEASCVLGINQDPVTIKQVEVELIDNAFENDWVKPVPSEVKTGKKVAVVGSGPAGLAAAQQLTRAGHDVTVYERADRIGGLLRYGIPEFKMEKRHIDRRLDQMRAEGTVFEAGVNVGVDITADELRAKFDAVVLAGGATAWRDLPVPGRELEGIYQAMEYLPWANKVQLGDDVVDEDGQPPITAKGKRVIIIGGGDTGADCLGTAHRQGAASIQQFEIMPKPPELRSERDPWPTYPTLFRVASAHEEGGERIYAVNTERFLGEDGKVTGLRAHEVVFNAGKFEKVEGSDFELQADIVFLAMGFVGPEKPGLLESLGVELTDRGNVARDGAYATSVDGVFVAGDMGRGQSLIVWAIAEGRSAAAAVDEYLTGETALPAPIKPTAAPQR, via the coding sequence GTGGGTGACCCAAGCGGCTTTCTGACTCACACCACCCGCGAACTGCCGAAGCGGCGTCCCGTGCCGCTGCGACTGCTCGACTGGAAAGAGGTCTACGAAGACTTCGAGCACTCGGCCCTGCAGACGCAGGCGTCGCGATGCATGGACTGCGGAATTCCGTTCTGCCACAAAGGTTGCCCCCTGGGTAACCTGATTCCCGAGTGGAACGACATGGTGTACCGCGGAAACTGGCGTGAGGCCATCGAGCGGCTGCACGCCACCAACAACTTCCCGGAGTTCACCGGCCGGCTCTGCCCCGCGCCCTGCGAGGCGTCGTGTGTGCTGGGCATCAACCAGGACCCGGTGACCATCAAGCAGGTCGAGGTCGAACTGATCGACAACGCCTTCGAAAACGACTGGGTCAAGCCCGTTCCATCCGAGGTGAAGACCGGCAAGAAGGTCGCCGTCGTTGGCTCGGGCCCGGCGGGCTTGGCTGCGGCACAGCAACTTACGCGTGCTGGACATGACGTCACCGTGTATGAGCGGGCGGACCGCATCGGTGGTCTGCTGCGATATGGCATTCCCGAATTCAAGATGGAAAAACGCCACATCGACCGGCGGTTGGACCAGATGCGGGCCGAGGGAACGGTTTTCGAGGCCGGAGTGAACGTGGGCGTCGATATCACCGCCGATGAGCTGCGCGCGAAGTTCGATGCCGTGGTGCTCGCGGGCGGCGCGACTGCCTGGCGTGACCTTCCGGTTCCTGGACGCGAGCTTGAGGGCATCTACCAGGCCATGGAGTACCTGCCCTGGGCCAACAAGGTGCAGCTGGGCGACGATGTTGTGGACGAGGACGGGCAGCCCCCGATCACCGCAAAGGGCAAGCGCGTCATCATCATTGGTGGCGGCGACACCGGCGCCGATTGCCTGGGCACCGCGCACCGGCAGGGCGCGGCAAGCATCCAGCAGTTCGAGATCATGCCCAAGCCGCCCGAGCTCCGTTCCGAGCGCGACCCGTGGCCGACGTACCCGACACTGTTCCGGGTGGCCTCCGCGCACGAAGAAGGCGGCGAGCGGATCTACGCCGTCAATACCGAGCGATTCCTCGGCGAGGACGGCAAGGTGACCGGCTTGCGGGCCCATGAGGTCGTCTTCAATGCCGGAAAGTTCGAGAAGGTCGAGGGCTCGGACTTCGAGCTGCAGGCCGACATCGTCTTCCTGGCAATGGGATTCGTGGGTCCGGAGAAGCCGGGCCTGCTGGAGAGCCTGGGCGTGGAGCTCACCGACCGCGGCAATGTGGCTCGTGATGGCGCGTATGCGACGTCAGTGGACGGCGTGTTTGTGGCAGGCGATATGGGCCGTGGTCAGTCGCTGATTGTGTGGGCGATTGCCGAGGGCCGTTCCGCCGCTGCTGCGGTGGACGAGTATCTGACCGGTGAGACGGCGCTGCCCGCGCCGATCAAGCCGACTGCCGCACCGCAGCGCTGA